From one Humulus lupulus chromosome 8, drHumLupu1.1, whole genome shotgun sequence genomic stretch:
- the LOC133796798 gene encoding protein DETOXIFICATION 18-like — MAENLDVREPLIEVEGNKDRRGKWWNRVLGAEEAKQQVLFSLPMIITNGFYYLIPLISVMFAGHLGQLPLAGATLANSWATVSGYAFMIGLSGALETLCGQGFGAKSFKLLGIHLQTACITSTLFSIIISFVWFFTEPLLIFLRQDSQIAETAGLYTKYLIPSIFAFGYIQNILRFLQTQSIVRPLVLFSSIPLVFHIGITYCLVHLTPLGFKGAPLATSITLWLSFFMLAAYVMFSKEFKLTWQGFSHESFCYIFTNLKLSLPSSAMVCLEYWAFEILVFLAGLMPNSKVTTSLIAICVNTEAISYNITYGLSAAASTRVSNELGAGRPDKAKSAMIVTLKLCGLLALILVLALGFGHNIWAGSFSDSSDIIKSFASMTPLLAISIVVDSFQGVLSGVARGCGWQHIAVYVNLAAFYFIGMTVAAVLAFKFELYVKGLWIGLICGLSCQAVTLMVITMRTQWAKLELSEEKSEKGDLILA, encoded by the exons ATGGCGGAAAACTTAGATGTGAGGGAACCATTGATAGAGGTGGAAGGAAATAAAGATAGGAGAGGAAAATGGTGGAACAGAGTATTGGGGGCAGAGGAGGCCAAACAACAGGTTCTCTTTTCTCTTCCTATGATAATCACCAACGGTTTCTACTATTTGATTCCTCTTATTTCGGTCATGTTCGCCGGCCACCTTGGTCAGCTCCCGCTCGCCGGAGCTACTCTCGCTAACTCATGGGCCACCGTCTCCGGCTATGCTTTCATG atTGGATTAAGTGGAGCTCTTGAGACGCTATGCGGGCAAGGATTTGGGGCAAAATCATTCAAACTGCTGGGGATTCATCTGCAAACGGCTTGTATCACATCCACCCTTTTCTCAATCATTATCTCTTTTGTCTGGTTCTTCACAGAACCATTACTGATTTTTCTCCGCCAAGATAGTCAAATTGCTGAGACCGCAGGCCTCTATACCAAATATCTGATTCCTAGCATATTTGCTTTTGGTTATATTCAAAACATTTTGAGGTTTCTTCAGACACAGTCCATTGTTAGGCCTTTGGTATTGTTCTCATCTATCCCATTGGTCTTCCACATTGGTATCACATATTGTTTGGTGCATTTAACACCTCTTGGTTTCAAAGGAGCTCCACTAGCAACCTCAATCACACTCTGGCTATCTTTTTTTATGCTGGCTGCATATGTCATGTTCTCCAAGGAGTTTAAACTTACATGGCAAGGATTTTCACACGAATCCTTCTGTTACATTTTCACAAACTTGAAACTTTCCCTTCCCTCTTCAGCTATGGTGTG CTTGGAATACTGGGCTTTTGAGATTCTGGTGTTTTTAGCCGGACTGATGCCAAACTCGAAAGTAACCACTTCACTAATCGCAATATG TGTGAACACAGAAGCCATATCATACAATATTACGTATGGCCTCAGTGCTGCAGCCAG CACAAGGGTATCGAATGAGTTAGGAGCAGGCCGTCCGGACAAAGCTAAGAGTGCAATGATCGTCACCCTGAAGCTATGTGGACTCCTTGCCTTAATACTAGTTTTGGCTCTAGGATTCGGACACAATATCTGGGCTGGCTCATTCAGTGACAGTTCTGATATAATAAAATCGTTTGCTTCCATGACTCCTCTGCTTGCAATATCCATAGTAGTAGATTCTTTTCAGGGTGTTCTATCAG GTGTGGCAAGAGGATGTGGTTGGCAGCACATAGCTGTATATGTGAACTTGGCAGCATTTTATTTCATAGGCATGACAGTTGCAGCCGTCCTTGcgtttaaatttgaattatatgtCAAG GGCTTGTGGATTGGTCTTATATGTGGTCTGTCGTGCCAAGCAGTCACTCTCATGGTGATAACAATGCGCACACAGTGGGCCAAATTAGAGCTGTCTGAGGAGAAATCCGAAAAAGGAGACTTGATTTTAGCTTGA
- the LOC133796797 gene encoding protein DETOXIFICATION 19-like encodes MARNSDAREPLIEVEEKEVSRRKWWDRVIDAEEAQLQVLFSLPMIITNGFYYLIPLISVMFAGHLGHLQLAGATLANSWVTVSGYAFMIGLSGALETLCGQGFGARSFKLLGIHLQTACITSTLFSIIISFLWYFTAPLLIFLRQDRQIAETAGLYTKFLIPSIFAYGYIQNMLRFLQTQSIVRPATLLSAIPLVLHIGITYCLVHLTPLGFKGAPIAASITLWLSFFMLAAYVMFSKEFKLTWQGFSLESFCYIFTNLKLALPSAAMVCLEYWAFEILVFLAGLMPNSEVTTSLIAICVNTEAIAYNFTYGLSAAASTRVSNELGADRPDKAKSAMIVTLKLCGLLALILVLSLAFGHNIWAGSYSDSSDILRSFASMTPLLAISIVVDSFQGVLSGVARGCGWQHIAVYVNLATFYIIGMTVAAILAFKFELYIKGLWIGLICGLSCQAITLMVITMRTQWTKLQLSEEKSETEDSILA; translated from the exons aTGGCGAGAAACTCAGATGCGAGGGAGCCATTGATAGAGGTGGAAGAAAAGGAAGTTAGCAGAAGAAAATGGTGGGACAGAGTGATAGATGCAGAGGAGGCCCAACTACAGGTTCTCTTTTCGCTTCCCATGATAATCACCAATGGTTTCtactatttgattccacttattTCGGTCATGTTCGCTGGCCACCTTGGTCACCTCCAGCTCGCCGGAGCTACTCTCGCTAATTCATGGGTCACCGTCTCCGGCTATGCTTTCATG ATTGGGTTAAGTGGAGCTCTTGAGACACTATGTGGGCAAGGATTTGGGGCAAGGTCATTCAAACTGCTTGGGATTCATCTGCAAACGGCGTGTATCACATCCACCCTCTTCTCAATCATTATCTCATTTCTCTGGTATTTTACAGCACCATTACTGATTTTTCTCCGCCAAGATCGCCAAATCGCTGAAACCGCAGGCCTCTATACCAAGTTTCTGATTCCTAGCATATTTGCTTATGGTTATATTCAAAACATGTTGAGGTTTCTTCAGACACAATCAATTGTTAGGCCTGCCACTTTGTTGTCAGCAATCCCACTGGTCTTGCACATTGGTATCACTTATTGTTTGGTGCATTTGACTCCTCTTGGTTTCAAAGGAGCTCCAATAGCAGCATCAATCACACTCTGGTTATCCTTTTTTATGTTAGCTGCTTATGTTATGTTCTCCAAGGAGTTTAAACTTACATGGCAAGGATTTTCACTCGAATCCTTCTGTTACATTTTCACAAACTTGAAACTTGCCCTTCCCTCTGCAGCTATGGTGTG CTTGGAATACTGGGCGTTTGAGATTCTGGTGTTCTTAGCAGGACTAATGCCAAACTCGGAAGTAACCACTTCACTAATTGCAATATG TGTGAACACAGAAGCCATAGCTTACAACTTTACATATGGCCTCAGTGCTGCAGCCAG CACAAGGGTATCGAATGAGTTAGGAGCAGACCGTCCTGACAAAGCTAAAAGTGCCATGATCGTTACCCTGAAGTTATGTGGACTGCTTGCCTTGATACTAGTTTTGTCTCTAGCATTCGGACACAACATCTGGGCTGGCTCATACAGTGACAGTTCTGATATATTGAGATCGTTTGCTTCCATGACTCCTCTGCTTGCAATATCCATAGTAGTTGATTCTTTTCAGGGTGTTCTATCAG GTGTGGCCAGAGGATGCGGTTGGCAGCACATAGCTGTTTATGTGAACTTGGCAACATTTTATATCATTGGCATGACTGTTGCAGCCATCCTTGcgtttaaatttgaattatatatcaag GGCTTATGGATTGGTTTGATATGTGGTCTATCATGCCAAGCAATCACACTCATGGTGATAACAATGCGCACACAATGGACCAAATTGCAGCTGTCTGAAGAGAAGTCCGAGACAGAAGACTCGATTTTAGCTTGA